In the genome of Pseudomonas sp. LBUM920, one region contains:
- a CDS encoding FAD/NAD(P)-binding oxidoreductase, which produces MNDQHCGPTISGDIVVIGGGSAGIGLLASLLKRDPHLNITLIEPSDYHCYQPAWTLVGGGAYDVKKTRRPLADVLPNGVTWVQAAVTEVLPEAQILVLDSGQRVTWNNLIVCPGLRLAWEKVEGLQDTLGQNGVTSNYSYEHAAYTWQLVQQLKGGKAIFTQPAMPIKCAGAPQKAMYLSCDHWRKQGHLKNIDVEFDLAGAALFGVATFVPPLMKYVEKYQARLAFNSNLVKVDGQARKAWFEVKDAAGTVTVQEKSFDLLHVVPPQVSPDFIRQSPLADAAGWCEVNPHSLQHLRYPHIFGLGDVCGTTNAKTAAAVRKQIVVVAENLLALRQQAPLPLKYDGYGSCPLTVEKGKVVLAEFGYGGKLLPTFPLDPTQARRSMWFLKATLLPWFYWNGMLKGREWLTRLSKVD; this is translated from the coding sequence ATGAATGACCAACACTGTGGCCCTACCATCAGTGGCGATATCGTAGTCATCGGCGGCGGTTCGGCGGGCATCGGCCTGCTGGCCAGCCTGCTCAAACGTGACCCGCACCTGAACATCACCCTGATCGAACCGAGCGACTATCACTGCTACCAGCCGGCCTGGACCCTGGTCGGCGGCGGCGCCTACGACGTCAAAAAGACCCGGCGGCCACTCGCCGATGTGCTGCCCAATGGCGTCACCTGGGTGCAGGCCGCCGTCACCGAAGTGCTGCCCGAGGCGCAGATTCTGGTGCTCGACAGCGGCCAGCGCGTCACCTGGAACAACCTGATCGTGTGCCCCGGCCTGCGCCTGGCCTGGGAAAAGGTCGAAGGCCTGCAAGACACCCTGGGCCAAAACGGCGTGACCTCCAATTACAGCTACGAGCATGCCGCCTACACCTGGCAACTGGTTCAGCAGCTCAAGGGCGGCAAGGCGATTTTTACCCAGCCGGCCATGCCGATCAAATGCGCGGGGGCGCCGCAAAAGGCGATGTACCTGTCCTGCGATCACTGGCGCAAACAAGGCCATCTGAAAAACATCGACGTCGAATTCGATCTCGCGGGCGCCGCGCTGTTTGGCGTCGCGACCTTTGTGCCGCCATTGATGAAGTACGTCGAAAAATACCAGGCACGCCTGGCGTTCAATTCCAACCTGGTCAAGGTCGATGGCCAGGCGCGCAAGGCCTGGTTCGAGGTGAAAGACGCTGCGGGCACGGTCACGGTTCAAGAGAAATCCTTCGACCTGCTGCACGTGGTCCCGCCGCAAGTCTCTCCGGACTTTATCCGCCAAAGCCCGCTGGCCGACGCCGCCGGCTGGTGTGAAGTGAACCCCCACAGCCTGCAACACCTGCGTTACCCACACATCTTTGGCCTGGGCGATGTGTGCGGCACCACCAATGCCAAGACCGCTGCCGCTGTGCGCAAGCAGATCGTGGTGGTCGCTGAAAACCTGCTGGCCCTGCGTCAACAGGCGCCGCTGCCGCTCAAGTACGACGGCTATGGTTCCTGCCCACTGACGGTGGAGAAGGGCAAGGTGGTACTGGCCGAGTTCGGCTACGGCGGCAAACTGCTGCCGACCTTCCCGCTGGACCC
- a CDS encoding helix-turn-helix transcriptional regulator, producing the protein MESTLSEGEVAQLRASASKACSLLKALANEDRLLILCQLTQGERNVGELEALTGVRQPTLSQQLGILRDEGLVATRREGKYIFYGLASHEVIQVMKTLSGLYCGAVMKSWA; encoded by the coding sequence ATGGAATCTACTCTGAGTGAGGGCGAAGTCGCCCAGTTGCGCGCATCGGCGTCCAAGGCCTGCTCCTTGCTCAAGGCGTTGGCCAACGAGGACCGTTTGTTGATCCTGTGCCAATTGACCCAGGGCGAGCGCAACGTGGGTGAACTGGAAGCGCTGACCGGCGTGCGCCAGCCCACGCTGTCTCAACAGTTGGGCATCCTGCGTGACGAAGGGTTGGTCGCCACCCGTCGGGAAGGCAAATACATTTTCTACGGGCTGGCCAGCCATGAAGTGATTCAAGTGATGAAAACCCTGTCCGGGCTGTACTGCGGCGCGGTCATGAAAAGCTGGGCGTGA
- a CDS encoding MBL fold metallo-hydrolase gives MPALIHAFLDEASSTFTYVIHEMDGGPCAIVDSVLNYDPASGRTDTAQADKVIAFVREHGLQVQWLLETHAHADHLSAAPYLRRTLGGKIAIGQSISKVQDVFKNLFNLEPEFRVDGSQFDHLFAPDEVFHIGNLKAQALHVPGHTPADMAYLIDDRLILVGDTLFMPDVGTARCDFPGGDARQLYASMRKLLAFPLETELYVCHDYPPEGREAKCLTTVAEQRAGNIHVHDGVDEATFVAMRTKRDAGLGMPTLLLPAIQVNVRAGHMPPAEGNGVTYLKIPLNQL, from the coding sequence ATGCCAGCGTTGATTCACGCTTTTCTGGACGAGGCATCGTCGACCTTCACCTACGTCATCCATGAAATGGACGGCGGCCCATGTGCCATCGTCGACTCGGTGCTCAACTACGACCCGGCCTCCGGGCGCACCGACACGGCCCAGGCCGACAAAGTCATCGCGTTTGTGCGTGAGCACGGCCTGCAGGTGCAATGGCTGCTGGAAACCCATGCGCATGCCGATCACTTGTCTGCCGCGCCGTACCTGCGCCGTACACTGGGCGGCAAGATCGCCATTGGTCAGTCGATCAGCAAGGTCCAGGACGTGTTCAAGAACCTGTTCAACCTGGAGCCGGAATTTCGCGTCGATGGCTCGCAGTTCGACCATTTGTTTGCGCCCGATGAGGTCTTTCATATCGGCAACCTGAAAGCGCAGGCGCTGCATGTGCCCGGGCATACCCCGGCGGACATGGCCTACTTGATCGACGACCGCTTGATTCTGGTGGGTGACACACTGTTCATGCCGGACGTGGGCACGGCGCGCTGCGATTTCCCGGGTGGCGATGCGCGGCAGTTGTATGCGTCGATGCGTAAGTTGCTGGCCTTTCCTTTGGAAACCGAACTGTACGTGTGTCATGACTACCCGCCTGAAGGCCGCGAGGCCAAGTGCCTGACCACAGTCGCGGAACAGCGCGCGGGCAATATTCATGTGCATGACGGGGTGGATGAGGCGACGTTTGTTGCGATGCGCACGAAACGTGATGCCGGGCTGGGGATGCCGACGCTGTTGTTGCCGGCGATTCAGGTGAATGTGAGGGCGGGGCATATGCCGCCTGCTGAGGGGAATGGGGTGACTTACCTGAAGATTCCGCTTAACCAACTCTGA
- the bkdR gene encoding Bkd operon transcriptional regulator BkdR: MRKLDRTDIGILNALQENARITNADLARSVNLSPTPCFNRVKAMEELGLIRDQVTLLDADLLGLHVNVFIHVSLEKQNELALQQFEGAISDRPEVMECYLMAGDPDYLIRVLVPTIQSLERFMMDFLTKVPGVANIRSSFALKQVRYKTALPLPANGINLGT, translated from the coding sequence ATGCGCAAACTGGACCGTACCGATATCGGCATTCTCAACGCCCTGCAGGAGAACGCGCGCATCACTAACGCCGACCTGGCTCGCTCGGTCAACCTGTCACCCACACCGTGTTTCAACCGGGTCAAGGCAATGGAAGAGTTGGGCCTGATTCGCGATCAGGTCACGCTGCTCGATGCCGATTTGCTCGGGCTGCACGTCAACGTGTTTATTCATGTGAGCCTGGAAAAGCAGAACGAGCTGGCGCTGCAGCAGTTCGAAGGTGCGATCTCGGACCGCCCGGAAGTGATGGAGTGTTACCTGATGGCCGGTGATCCGGACTACCTGATCCGCGTGCTGGTGCCGACGATCCAGTCGCTGGAGCGCTTCATGATGGACTTTTTGACCAAAGTGCCCGGCGTCGCGAATATCCGCTCCAGCTTTGCGCTCAAGCAAGTGCGCTACAAGACGGCGCTGCCTTTACCCGCCAATGGCATCAACCTCGGCACATGA
- a CDS encoding 3-methyl-2-oxobutanoate dehydrogenase (2-methylpropanoyl-transferring) subunit alpha: protein MTQQYEPLRLHVPEPSGRPGCKTDFTYLRLTDAGLVRKPAIDVEPADTADLAKGLIRVLDDQGQALGPWAEGVSVEILRKGMRAMLKTRIFDNRMVVAQRQKKMSFYMQSLGEEAIGSAQALALNIDDMCFPTYRQQSILMAREVPLVDLICQLLSNERDPLKGRQLPIMYSVKDAGFFTISGNLATQFVQGVGWGMASAIKGDTKIASAWIGDGATAESDFHTALTFAHVYRAPVILNVVNNQWAISTFQAIAGGEATTFAGRGVGCGIASLRVDGNDFIAVYAASAWAAERARRNLGPTLIEWVTYRAGPHSTSDDPSKYRPADDWSHFPLGDPITRLKQHLIKIDQWSEEEHAAVSAELEAEVVKAQKEAEQYGILAGGQIPSAATMFEDVYKEMPEHLKRQRQELGI from the coding sequence ATGACCCAGCAGTACGAACCACTGCGCCTGCACGTTCCCGAACCCTCGGGCCGCCCAGGCTGCAAGACCGACTTTACCTACCTGCGTCTGACCGACGCCGGCCTGGTGCGCAAACCCGCCATTGACGTAGAACCCGCCGACACCGCTGACCTGGCCAAGGGCCTGATTCGCGTGCTCGACGACCAAGGCCAGGCCCTTGGCCCGTGGGCCGAAGGCGTTTCTGTCGAGATCCTGCGCAAAGGCATGCGCGCCATGCTCAAGACGCGGATCTTCGACAACCGCATGGTGGTCGCCCAGCGGCAGAAAAAAATGTCGTTCTACATGCAAAGCCTCGGCGAAGAAGCCATCGGCAGCGCCCAGGCCCTGGCCTTGAACATCGACGATATGTGTTTCCCCACCTATCGCCAGCAAAGCATTCTGATGGCGCGCGAAGTGCCGCTGGTGGACTTGATCTGCCAACTGCTGTCCAACGAGCGCGACCCGCTCAAGGGCCGCCAGTTGCCCATCATGTACTCGGTCAAGGACGCTGGCTTCTTCACTATTTCCGGCAACCTCGCCACCCAATTCGTACAAGGTGTGGGCTGGGGCATGGCCTCGGCGATCAAGGGCGACACCAAGATCGCCTCGGCCTGGATCGGCGACGGCGCCACCGCCGAATCCGACTTCCACACCGCCCTCACCTTCGCCCACGTCTACCGTGCGCCGGTGATTCTCAACGTGGTCAACAACCAGTGGGCCATTTCCACCTTCCAGGCCATTGCTGGCGGTGAAGCCACCACCTTCGCCGGACGCGGTGTGGGTTGCGGTATCGCCTCCCTGCGCGTGGACGGCAACGACTTTATCGCCGTGTACGCCGCCTCCGCCTGGGCGGCCGAGCGTGCACGCCGCAACCTCGGGCCAACGCTGATCGAATGGGTCACCTACCGCGCCGGTCCGCACTCGACCTCGGATGATCCGTCCAAATACCGCCCCGCCGATGACTGGAGCCACTTCCCGCTCGGCGACCCGATTACGCGCCTCAAGCAGCACTTGATCAAGATTGACCAGTGGTCTGAAGAGGAACACGCGGCGGTCAGTGCCGAACTTGAGGCCGAAGTGGTCAAGGCGCAAAAAGAAGCCGAACAGTACGGCATCCTCGCCGGCGGCCAGATTCCAAGCGCCGCCACCATGTTCGAAGACGTTTATAAAGAGATGCCGGAGCACTTGAAGCGCCAGCGTCAAGAGTTGGGGATCTGA
- a CDS encoding alpha-ketoacid dehydrogenase subunit beta, with amino-acid sequence MNDHNNRIEVETAMTTTTMTMIQALRSAMDVMLERDDNVVVFGQDVGYFGGVFRCTEGLQNKYGSSRVFDAPISESGIVGVAVGMGAYGLRPVAEIQFADYVYPATDQIISEAARLRYRSAGQFTAPLTMRMPCGGGIYGGQTHSQSIEAVFTQVCGLRTVMPSNPYDAKGLLIASIENDDPVIFLEPKRLYNGPFDGHHDRPVTPWSKHPQAQVPDGYYTVPLDVAAIVRPGSAVTVLTYGTTVYVSQVAAEETGIDAEVIDLRSLWPLDLETIVKSVKKTGRCVVVHEATRTCGFGAELVSLVQEHCFHHLEAPIERVTGWDTPYPHAQEWAYFPGPSRVGAALKRVMEV; translated from the coding sequence ATGAACGATCACAACAACCGTATCGAAGTGGAAACCGCCATGACCACCACCACCATGACCATGATCCAGGCCTTGCGCTCGGCCATGGATGTGATGCTTGAGCGTGACGATAACGTGGTGGTATTCGGCCAGGACGTCGGTTACTTCGGCGGCGTGTTCCGTTGCACCGAGGGCTTGCAGAACAAGTACGGCAGCTCGCGGGTATTCGACGCGCCGATCTCCGAAAGCGGCATTGTCGGTGTGGCGGTGGGCATGGGTGCCTACGGCCTGCGCCCGGTGGCAGAAATCCAGTTCGCCGACTACGTCTACCCCGCGACCGACCAGATCATCTCCGAAGCTGCGCGCCTGCGTTATCGCTCGGCCGGCCAGTTCACTGCGCCGCTGACCATGCGCATGCCCTGCGGCGGCGGCATCTATGGCGGCCAGACCCACAGCCAGAGTATCGAAGCGGTGTTCACCCAGGTCTGCGGCCTGCGCACGGTGATGCCGTCCAACCCGTATGACGCCAAAGGCCTGCTGATTGCCTCGATCGAAAACGACGACCCGGTGATCTTCCTCGAGCCCAAACGCCTGTACAACGGCCCGTTCGACGGCCACCACGACCGCCCGGTAACGCCGTGGTCGAAACACCCGCAAGCACAAGTGCCGGACGGTTACTACACCGTGCCGCTGGACGTCGCCGCCATCGTGCGTCCGGGCTCGGCCGTCACGGTGCTGACCTACGGCACCACCGTGTATGTGTCGCAAGTGGCCGCCGAAGAAACCGGCATCGACGCCGAGGTCATCGACCTGCGCAGCCTGTGGCCGCTGGACCTGGAAACCATCGTCAAGTCGGTGAAAAAGACCGGCCGTTGCGTGGTGGTGCACGAAGCCACGCGCACCTGCGGTTTTGGTGCCGAGCTGGTGTCGCTGGTCCAAGAGCATTGCTTCCATCACCTGGAAGCGCCGATCGAACGCGTCACCGGCTGGGACACGCCCTACCCGCACGCGCAAGAGTGGGCGTATTTCCCAGGGCCGTCCCGTGTGGGCGCGGCGTTGAAACGGGTCATGGAGGTCTGA
- a CDS encoding dihydrolipoamide acetyltransferase family protein, whose translation MGTHVIKMPDIGEGIAEVELSVWHVKVGDLVVEDQVLADVMTDKAMVDIPSPVHGKVISLGGEPGEVMAVGSILISIEVEGAGNAKDVPAMAAPATAAPAPAPAAVAEAKPAPAPSKPAPAPVVAAQPHVAREADERPLASPAVRKHALDAGIQLRLVQGTGPAGRILHEDLEAFLLQRPAQNKTAANPYAERTDEEQIPVIGMRRKIAQRMQDATRRAAHFSYVEEIDVTALDELRVHLNEKHGATRGKLTLLPFIVRAMVVALRDFPQINARYDDEAQVITRLGAVHVGIATQSDVGLMVPVVRHAEARSLWGNAEEIARLATAARNGKASRDELSGSTITLTSLGALGGIVSTPVLNLPEVAIVGVNRIVERPMVIKGQIVIRKMMNLSSSFDHRVVDGMDAAQFIQAIRGLLEQPASLFLE comes from the coding sequence ATGGGCACGCACGTTATCAAGATGCCGGACATTGGCGAAGGCATCGCAGAAGTTGAACTGTCGGTATGGCACGTAAAGGTCGGCGACCTGGTGGTTGAAGACCAGGTGCTGGCGGATGTGATGACCGATAAGGCGATGGTGGACATTCCCTCGCCGGTGCACGGCAAAGTGATTTCCCTCGGCGGCGAGCCGGGTGAAGTCATGGCCGTGGGCAGTATTTTGATCAGCATTGAAGTGGAAGGCGCGGGTAACGCCAAGGATGTACCGGCGATGGCTGCACCGGCAACCGCTGCGCCTGCGCCTGCACCAGCTGCGGTTGCTGAAGCCAAACCCGCGCCAGCGCCAAGCAAGCCCGCGCCCGCGCCCGTGGTTGCAGCTCAACCACACGTGGCCCGTGAAGCTGACGAGCGCCCACTGGCCTCCCCTGCCGTGCGCAAACATGCCTTGGATGCTGGCATCCAGCTACGCCTGGTGCAGGGCACTGGTCCGGCGGGCCGGATTTTGCACGAAGATCTGGAGGCTTTCTTGCTCCAGCGTCCGGCGCAAAATAAAACCGCTGCCAACCCCTATGCCGAACGCACCGACGAAGAACAAATCCCGGTGATCGGCATGCGCCGCAAGATTGCCCAGCGCATGCAGGACGCCACCCGGCGCGCCGCGCATTTCAGCTACGTGGAAGAAATCGACGTCACCGCCCTCGACGAGTTGCGCGTGCACCTCAACGAGAAGCACGGTGCCACGCGCGGCAAGCTGACCCTGCTGCCGTTTATCGTGCGCGCCATGGTCGTGGCGTTGCGCGATTTTCCGCAGATCAACGCGCGGTACGACGACGAAGCCCAAGTCATCACCCGCCTTGGTGCGGTGCATGTGGGCATCGCTACCCAGAGCGACGTCGGCCTGATGGTGCCAGTGGTGCGTCACGCCGAAGCGCGCAGCCTGTGGGGCAATGCCGAGGAAATCGCGCGTTTGGCCACCGCCGCACGCAATGGCAAGGCCAGTCGCGACGAGCTGTCGGGTTCGACCATTACCCTGACCAGCCTCGGCGCCTTGGGCGGCATCGTCAGCACGCCGGTGCTGAACCTGCCGGAAGTCGCCATCGTCGGCGTCAACCGCATCGTTGAGCGGCCGATGGTGATCAAGGGCCAGATCGTGATCCGCAAGATGATGAACCTCTCCAGCTCCTTTGATCACCGCGTGGTCGACGGCATGGACGCGGCGCAATTCATCCAGGCCATTCGCGGCCTGCTCGAACAACCCGCCAGCCTGTTTTTGGAGTAA
- the lpdA gene encoding dihydrolipoyl dehydrogenase, with the protein MSQTLHTTLLIIGGGPGGYVAAIRAGQLGIPTILVEGQALGGTCLNIGCIPSKALIHVAEQFQQTVHHSQGSQLGIEVDVPTLDIRKSVEWKDGIVDRLTTGVAALLKKHKVQVIHGWAKVVDGKTVDVGDQRIQCEHLLLATGSKSVNLPMLPIGGPIISSTEALAPTHVPKRLIVVGGGYIGLELGIAYRKLGAEVSVVEAQEHILPAYDAELTLPVAESLKQLGVKLYLKHSVTGFENQCLQVRDPNGDTLSLETDQVLVAVGRTPNTQGWNLEALNLDMNGSAIRIDSRCQTSMRNVWAIGDLSGEPMLAHRAMAQGEMVAELISGKSREFNPAAIPAVCFTDPELVVVGKTPDEAKAAGLDCIVSSFPFAANGRAMTLESKTGFVRVVARRDNHLIVGWQAVGVGVSELSTAFGLSLEMGARLEDVAGTIHAHPTLGEAVQEAALRALGHALHL; encoded by the coding sequence ATGTCCCAGACATTACACACCACGCTACTGATCATCGGTGGCGGCCCTGGCGGTTACGTCGCGGCGATTCGCGCTGGCCAGTTGGGTATCCCGACCATTCTGGTCGAAGGCCAGGCGCTGGGCGGCACTTGCCTGAACATCGGCTGCATTCCGTCCAAAGCCTTGATTCACGTGGCTGAGCAATTTCAGCAAACCGTGCACCACAGCCAGGGTTCGCAGTTGGGCATCGAAGTCGACGTGCCGACGCTGGATATCCGCAAGAGCGTGGAATGGAAAGACGGCATTGTCGATCGCCTGACCACAGGCGTCGCCGCCCTGCTGAAAAAGCACAAAGTGCAAGTGATCCACGGTTGGGCCAAGGTGGTCGATGGCAAGACGGTCGACGTCGGCGACCAGCGAATCCAATGCGAACACCTGCTGCTGGCCACCGGATCGAAGAGCGTCAACCTGCCGATGCTGCCGATTGGCGGGCCGATCATTTCCTCCACCGAAGCCCTGGCGCCCACGCATGTGCCCAAGCGTCTGATTGTGGTGGGCGGCGGCTATATCGGGCTGGAGCTGGGCATTGCCTACCGCAAGCTTGGCGCCGAGGTCAGTGTGGTCGAGGCGCAGGAACATATCCTGCCCGCCTATGACGCCGAGCTGACATTGCCGGTAGCCGAATCCCTCAAGCAACTGGGCGTGAAGCTGTACCTGAAACACAGCGTCACCGGTTTTGAGAACCAGTGCCTGCAAGTGCGCGATCCCAATGGCGACACCTTGTCGCTGGAGACCGATCAGGTGCTGGTGGCTGTGGGTCGCACACCCAATACCCAGGGCTGGAACCTGGAAGCGCTGAACCTGGACATGAACGGTTCGGCGATCAGGATCGACAGCCGTTGCCAGACCAGCATGCGCAACGTGTGGGCGATCGGCGACCTGAGCGGCGAGCCGATGCTGGCCCACCGCGCCATGGCTCAGGGCGAAATGGTGGCCGAACTGATCAGCGGTAAATCCCGCGAATTCAACCCGGCTGCAATCCCGGCGGTGTGCTTTACCGACCCGGAACTGGTGGTGGTCGGCAAGACCCCGGACGAAGCCAAGGCCGCGGGCCTGGACTGCATCGTGTCGAGCTTCCCGTTCGCCGCCAATGGCCGGGCGATGACGCTGGAGTCGAAAACCGGCTTTGTGCGTGTGGTTGCGCGGCGTGACAACCACCTGATTGTCGGCTGGCAGGCCGTAGGCGTGGGCGTCTCCGAGCTGTCTACCGCCTTCGGCTTGAGCCTGGAAATGGGCGCGCGTCTGGAAGATGTGGCCGGCACCATCCACGCCCACCCGACGCTCGGCGAAGCTGTACAAGAAGCGGCCCTAAGAGCCTTGGGCCACGCGCTGCACCTGTAA
- a CDS encoding branched-chain amino acid aminotransferase, whose amino-acid sequence MGNESINWDKLGFDYIKTDKRFLQVWKNGEWQEGTLTDDNVLHISEGSTALHYGQQCFEGLKAYRCKDGSINLFRPDQNAARMQRSCARLLMPHVSTDDFIQACKQVVKANERFIPPYGSGGALYLRPFVIGTGDNIGVRTAPEFIFSVFAIPVGAYFKGGLVPHNFQISTFDRAAPQGTGAAKVGGNYAASLMPGAEAKKSGFADAIYLDPMTHSKIEEVGSANFFGITHDNQFITPKSPSVLPGITRLSLIELAQSRLGLKVVEGEVFIDKLDQFKEAGACGTAAVISPIGGIQYNGKLHVFHSETEVGPITQQLYKELTGVQTGDVEAPEGWIVKV is encoded by the coding sequence ATGGGTAACGAAAGCATCAATTGGGACAAGCTGGGTTTTGACTACATCAAGACCGACAAGCGGTTTCTCCAGGTCTGGAAAAACGGCGAATGGCAAGAAGGCACCCTGACCGACGACAACGTGCTGCACATCAGCGAGGGCTCCACGGCCCTGCATTATGGCCAGCAATGCTTTGAAGGCCTCAAGGCCTATCGTTGCAAGGACGGTTCGATCAACCTGTTCCGCCCTGACCAGAACGCAGCGCGCATGCAGCGCAGCTGTGCACGCCTGCTGATGCCGCACGTGTCGACCGATGACTTCATCCAAGCGTGCAAGCAAGTGGTCAAGGCCAACGAGCGGTTCATCCCGCCGTACGGCAGCGGCGGCGCGCTGTACCTGCGCCCGTTCGTGATCGGCACCGGTGACAACATCGGCGTGCGTACCGCGCCGGAGTTCATCTTCTCGGTCTTCGCCATCCCGGTCGGCGCCTATTTCAAAGGCGGCCTGGTGCCGCACAACTTCCAGATCTCCACGTTCGACCGCGCCGCGCCACAAGGCACCGGCGCCGCCAAAGTGGGTGGCAACTACGCTGCCAGCCTGATGCCGGGTGCCGAAGCGAAAAAATCCGGTTTCGCCGATGCGATCTACCTGGACCCGATGACCCATTCGAAGATCGAAGAAGTCGGCTCGGCCAACTTCTTCGGGATCACCCACGACAACCAGTTCATCACGCCGAAGTCACCTTCGGTGCTGCCGGGCATCACCCGCCTGTCGCTGATCGAGCTGGCCCAGTCGCGCCTGGGCCTGAAAGTGGTCGAGGGCGAAGTGTTCATCGACAAACTGGATCAGTTCAAGGAAGCCGGTGCCTGCGGCACAGCCGCCGTGATCTCGCCGATCGGCGGCATCCAGTACAACGGCAAGCTGCACGTGTTCCACAGCGAAACCGAAGTCGGCCCGATCACCCAGCAGCTCTACAAAGAACTGACCGGCGTGCAAACCGGCGACGTCGAAGCGCCAGAAGGCTGGATCGTCAAGGTCTAA
- a CDS encoding GNAT family acetyltransferase — MSTAVRLAQTTDAEGISQVILSALHSSNARDYPADVIARVASNFTPDAVLALLQRRVVLVAVQGQVIVATAALDANVVRSVFVNPALQGQGIGRLLMIEIELRARDAGVTVLNVPSSLTAEPFYTKMGFHTVRDVYHGNERTLVMEKALLSRHPIGPYRDRQHRAQVVALWQEAFGYDTAHNLPTLAIDKKLAVNDGLFFVATDKKAVIGSILAGYDGHRGWLYSVAVHSDYRRQGLGASLVRYAEQALTALGCMKINLQITGGNDAVVGFYEALGYGVEPRISMGKKIAVNIPPQS; from the coding sequence ATGTCTACCGCTGTTCGTCTTGCCCAAACCACCGATGCCGAGGGGATCAGCCAGGTCATCCTGTCGGCCTTGCACAGCAGCAATGCGCGGGATTACCCGGCGGATGTGATCGCTCGCGTGGCGAGCAATTTTACGCCTGACGCCGTGCTGGCCTTGCTCCAGCGTCGGGTTGTGCTGGTGGCGGTGCAGGGTCAGGTGATCGTCGCCACTGCGGCGCTGGATGCCAATGTGGTGCGCTCGGTATTCGTCAACCCGGCGTTGCAGGGGCAGGGCATTGGCCGGTTGTTGATGATTGAGATCGAACTGCGTGCGCGAGATGCCGGGGTGACGGTCTTGAACGTGCCGTCTTCGCTGACCGCCGAGCCGTTCTACACCAAGATGGGTTTCCACACGGTGCGCGATGTCTACCACGGTAACGAGCGCACGCTGGTGATGGAGAAGGCGCTGTTGTCCCGTCACCCCATCGGGCCGTATCGCGACCGTCAGCACCGTGCACAAGTGGTGGCCTTGTGGCAGGAGGCGTTTGGGTACGACACCGCGCACAACCTGCCGACGTTGGCGATTGATAAGAAGCTGGCGGTCAACGATGGGTTGTTTTTTGTGGCCACGGATAAAAAGGCTGTGATCGGCAGCATTCTCGCCGGTTACGACGGGCATCGTGGTTGGCTGTATTCGGTGGCGGTGCACAGCGATTATCGTCGGCAGGGCCTGGGGGCTTCGTTGGTGCGGTATGCCGAACAGGCGTTGACTGCACTGGGGTGCATGAAGATCAATTTGCAGATTACGGGCGGCAATGATGCGGTGGTGGGGTTTTATGAGGCGCTGGGGTATGGGGTGGAGCCGAGGATCAGCATGGGCAAGAAAATAGCAGTGAATATTCCGCCGCAGTCCTGA
- a CDS encoding TIGR03915 family putative DNA repair protein, with protein sequence MISLECDNLFSTWREQARWLLSHQVDPSQVSWGEAEVADLFATDEPIPAQLGPFQARIPKALLALLESAACYHGDQRWSLLYEVLWRVSHGDRTAMLAGDKLGSELQRRIKQVSREAHHLHAFVRFIALPSEAGPQLPEYVAWHEPAHDILKSASQHFIGRMGRHRWMIATPLDGVYYDGQQLIHQRECPEAWQQLAQNVEDPHSAMWLTYYSHIFNPARLNPKVMEGHLPSRFWKNLPEGKLIPGLISEARTGKQRDGQAKLIGTKPGKRISSGHG encoded by the coding sequence ATGATCAGCCTGGAATGCGACAACCTGTTCAGCACCTGGCGCGAACAGGCGCGCTGGCTGCTCAGCCATCAGGTTGACCCCAGCCAGGTGAGCTGGGGCGAGGCCGAGGTGGCAGACCTGTTTGCCACCGACGAGCCGATTCCTGCGCAGCTTGGGCCGTTCCAGGCGCGCATTCCCAAGGCGCTGTTGGCGCTGTTGGAGTCGGCCGCCTGCTATCACGGCGATCAGCGCTGGAGCTTGCTCTACGAGGTGCTGTGGCGAGTCAGCCATGGCGACCGTACCGCCATGCTGGCCGGGGACAAGCTGGGCAGTGAGTTGCAACGGCGGATCAAGCAGGTGAGTCGCGAAGCTCACCACCTGCACGCATTTGTGCGGTTTATCGCGCTGCCCTCAGAGGCCGGGCCGCAGTTGCCGGAATACGTGGCCTGGCATGAGCCGGCCCACGACATATTGAAATCAGCCAGTCAGCACTTTATCGGGCGCATGGGCCGGCATCGCTGGATGATCGCTACGCCGCTGGATGGGGTGTATTACGACGGTCAGCAGTTGATTCATCAACGCGAATGCCCCGAAGCCTGGCAGCAACTGGCGCAAAACGTCGAAGACCCTCACAGCGCCATGTGGCTGACCTACTACAGCCATATCTTCAACCCGGCGCGCTTGAACCCCAAAGTGATGGAAGGGCACTTGCCCAGTCGATTCTGGAAGAACCTGCCGGAGGGCAAGTTGATTCCGGGGTTGATCAGCGAGGCGCGGACGGGCAAGCAGCGCGATGGGCAGGCGAAGCTGATTGGGACCAAGCCGGGCAAGCGAATTTCCAGCGGGCACGGTTAA